A portion of the Bacillota bacterium genome contains these proteins:
- a CDS encoding phosphoglycerate mutase (2,3-diphosphoglycerate-independent) has product MLDSLFDLIRKHYDQGISDYSLPPLVKRSHDGRVVGRVGDGDVLVFACRRGEREIQLTEAFVDPNFPHFERTYLPNLAFFPMVEYHSKFAAYPPLFSTTRPEKTLGEVLAQHSLKQLRIAESEKFPHVTYFFNGRREASFPGEERIKIMSTALERMKFVEHSTDEVGKMLISRMNAADFDFALVNFAAGDLYGHLPAFQLHVRCAEAVDRVLGQIAAHGEQLSYCLLITADHGLLEQAYNSDGSASVGHTRAMVPFILVDPTVPGTLSLAPDGTLADVAPTVLQIMGLRQPEQMTGKPLVQPYVSSARGVILIILDGWGIGTEDAKINPICAARTPHLNRLLAQYPHTALHASGAQVGLAPHSSGNSETGHLTLGAGRVVVQDEVRIPQNLNAQQLMKNRRFYQTIKQLGSHQAVHLLFLLSPGSSHGSTDEAVKLLAVLKEWEVERVYLHAITDGRSAHPFGAVKYLTKLQEILDQAEIGEVVTICGREFMLDRSGWYLQRTKAAYEALVDGKGLYWSRKTEQQFE; this is encoded by the coding sequence ATGTTGGATTCACTTTTTGATCTGATCCGGAAACACTATGATCAGGGAATCAGCGATTATTCTCTGCCGCCTTTAGTTAAGCGCAGCCATGACGGCAGAGTGGTTGGGCGAGTGGGTGATGGCGATGTTTTGGTCTTTGCCTGCCGCCGCGGTGAGCGGGAAATTCAGCTGACCGAAGCTTTTGTGGATCCGAATTTCCCCCATTTTGAAAGAACATATCTGCCGAATTTAGCCTTTTTCCCGATGGTGGAATATCACAGTAAATTTGCTGCTTACCCGCCGCTGTTTTCTACCACCAGGCCGGAGAAAACGCTCGGGGAAGTGCTGGCTCAACATAGTTTAAAACAGCTGCGGATTGCTGAGTCCGAGAAATTTCCCCATGTAACTTATTTCTTTAATGGGCGCAGGGAAGCATCATTTCCCGGAGAAGAGCGGATCAAAATTATGAGCACTGCGCTTGAACGAATGAAGTTTGTCGAGCACAGCACAGACGAGGTTGGCAAAATGCTGATCAGCAGGATGAATGCTGCTGACTTTGATTTTGCCCTTGTCAACTTTGCGGCTGGCGATCTTTACGGTCATCTTCCTGCTTTTCAGCTCCATGTTCGCTGCGCGGAAGCAGTTGATCGAGTTTTGGGACAGATTGCAGCGCATGGGGAGCAGCTCAGCTATTGTCTGCTGATCACCGCTGACCATGGGCTTTTAGAGCAGGCGTATAACTCCGATGGATCAGCCAGCGTGGGGCACACCCGGGCGATGGTGCCGTTTATCCTGGTTGATCCCACTGTCCCTGGAACACTGTCCCTTGCACCGGATGGTACACTTGCGGATGTGGCTCCAACAGTGCTGCAGATTATGGGTTTAAGGCAGCCTGAGCAGATGACAGGAAAACCATTGGTTCAGCCCTATGTGAGCTCCGCCCGCGGGGTGATTCTCATCATTCTGGATGGATGGGGTATCGGAACAGAAGATGCGAAGATTAATCCCATCTGTGCTGCGCGCACACCGCATCTAAATCGACTGTTGGCTCAGTATCCCCACACTGCTCTGCACGCTTCAGGCGCCCAGGTCGGCCTGGCACCGCACTCAAGCGGTAACTCCGAAACAGGGCATCTAACGTTAGGAGCGGGGAGAGTGGTTGTTCAGGATGAAGTCCGCATTCCTCAAAACCTGAATGCTCAACAGCTGATGAAAAACCGCAGGTTCTACCAGACAATCAAACAGCTGGGATCGCATCAAGCGGTGCACCTGCTTTTTCTCCTCTCCCCGGGAAGCTCCCACGGCAGCACCGATGAAGCGGTAAAGCTCTTGGCGGTATTAAAAGAATGGGAAGTTGAGCGGGTTTATCTCCACGCTATTACCGATGGCCGCAGCGCCCACCCCTTTGGTGCCGTTAAATACCTGACAAAACTACAGGAGATCCTTGATCAAGCGGAAATCGGGGAGGTGGTAACAATCTGCGGACGGGAGTTTATGTTGGATCGCAGTGGTTGGTATTTGCAGCGGACCAAAGCCGCTTATGAAGCCCTAGTTGATGGAAAAGGGCTCTACTGGAGCAGGAAAACAGAACAACAGTTCGAATAA
- a CDS encoding RNA polymerase sigma factor: protein MSFDEIYEAYLDSVYSFLKFKLKDDFLIEEVIQETFLAVYRSLDQFPEVKSVKAWIFTIAHRKMIDLLRRQKYEEVELDQHMITKELATDLTLKEALSQLDPTSPTIIYGLYVEQLTYQELAEIIGIPVGTVKSRAYTARAKLRDWLRGGVNNEAGILY from the coding sequence ATGAGCTTTGATGAAATATACGAGGCATATCTGGACTCGGTCTACAGCTTCCTTAAATTCAAACTCAAAGACGATTTCTTAATTGAAGAAGTGATTCAGGAAACCTTTCTCGCAGTCTACCGCAGTCTAGACCAATTCCCAGAGGTCAAGTCAGTGAAAGCCTGGATTTTTACAATTGCGCACCGGAAAATGATCGACCTGCTGCGGCGGCAGAAATACGAGGAAGTTGAACTGGACCAACACATGATTACCAAAGAGCTCGCTACCGACTTGACTCTAAAAGAAGCTCTCAGTCAGTTGGACCCCACATCCCCAACTATTATTTATGGACTGTATGTTGAGCAGCTGACCTATCAGGAGCTTGCTGAGATCATTGGAATTCCAGTTGGAACAGTCAAAAGCAGGGCGTACACCGCCCGGGCTAAGCTGCGCGATTGGTTAAGAGGAGGAGTTAACAATGAAGCAGGAATACTATATTGA
- a CDS encoding FAD-binding protein gives MSKVNLDQLRVISCNTVVVGSGAAAFNAADRLVHYGQEDVVIVTEGINMGTSRNTGSDKQTYYKLTLSGKEPDSIYDMAKTLFEGGAMDGDIALVEAALSPQAFYHLVDIGVPFPHNRMGEYVGYKTDHDPRQRATSAGPLTSKYMTEKLEEQVRKKGIPIYDRHQVVGILTDSKGEKAIGVIALALDADPSKTQPYVLFNAVNIVYATGGPAGMYATSVYPPSQTGSSGIAFEAGVMGKNLTESQYGIASVKFRWNLSGTYQQVLPRYVSTESDGSNPREFLHDYFPNPGKMLDAIFLKGYQWPFDPRKVANYGSSLIDILVYYETVIKGRRVFLDFLSNPSWGSKDGELDFSLLGEEAYTYLKNSGALFGRPIDRLAHMNQPAIDLYMNNGIDLTKEMLEIAVCAQHNNGGLDGNVWWESNLKHFFPVGEVNGTHGVYRPGGSALNSGQVGSTRAAQFIAARYKDQPMNEAEFLKEAEAQIRAKLELGQAFLQNLGSESNVVQIRRQIQERMTKAGAHIRSLTAAEQAAAEALTQLQNLVEQTKIGSPTELRLCFQNYDLLISQYVYLCAIKDYIERGGRSRGSYLVYDFEGELPLKQLPEQFRFTLTDDLEFDRQIQRVLYQNGSCTFRWDPVKPIPEDDNWFENVWNQYLDDEIIR, from the coding sequence ATGAGTAAGGTGAATCTAGATCAACTGCGTGTGATTTCCTGCAATACCGTGGTAGTCGGCAGTGGAGCAGCTGCTTTTAACGCCGCTGACCGGCTGGTTCACTATGGACAGGAGGATGTTGTGATTGTTACTGAAGGAATTAATATGGGAACATCTCGCAACACCGGTTCCGATAAGCAGACTTACTATAAACTGACTTTATCCGGAAAAGAACCTGATTCTATTTATGATATGGCCAAGACTCTGTTTGAAGGAGGCGCCATGGATGGGGATATTGCTCTAGTAGAAGCAGCCCTGTCACCCCAGGCTTTTTACCATCTGGTTGATATCGGTGTGCCTTTTCCCCATAACCGGATGGGCGAGTATGTGGGCTATAAAACTGACCATGATCCTCGTCAGCGAGCGACCTCAGCAGGACCATTAACCTCGAAATACATGACGGAAAAACTGGAAGAGCAGGTGCGGAAAAAAGGTATTCCAATTTATGACCGCCATCAAGTGGTGGGCATTCTCACCGATTCGAAGGGAGAAAAAGCCATTGGTGTAATCGCTCTAGCCCTCGATGCCGATCCCAGCAAGACACAGCCTTATGTCTTGTTTAACGCTGTTAATATTGTGTATGCTACCGGTGGTCCGGCAGGCATGTATGCCACTTCCGTATATCCGCCGAGCCAGACCGGTTCAAGCGGAATAGCTTTTGAAGCGGGAGTGATGGGCAAAAATCTGACCGAAAGCCAGTATGGAATTGCTTCGGTTAAATTTAGATGGAATCTGTCTGGTACATATCAGCAGGTGCTGCCCCGCTATGTGTCCACCGAGTCTGACGGCAGCAATCCTAGGGAGTTTCTCCACGACTACTTCCCGAATCCGGGCAAGATGCTGGATGCTATTTTCTTAAAAGGGTACCAGTGGCCGTTTGACCCGCGCAAAGTAGCAAACTACGGTTCATCCTTAATCGATATCCTGGTTTACTACGAAACTGTGATCAAAGGCCGCCGCGTCTTCCTTGATTTTCTCTCTAACCCCAGCTGGGGTTCCAAAGATGGAGAGCTGGATTTCTCCCTCCTGGGTGAGGAAGCGTATACTTACTTGAAGAATTCAGGGGCCTTGTTCGGCCGGCCGATTGATCGCCTAGCCCATATGAATCAGCCAGCCATTGACCTCTACATGAATAATGGCATTGATTTAACCAAAGAAATGCTGGAAATCGCGGTCTGCGCTCAGCACAACAATGGCGGACTGGATGGCAATGTCTGGTGGGAAAGCAATCTTAAGCATTTCTTTCCGGTAGGAGAAGTAAACGGCACCCATGGCGTGTACCGTCCTGGCGGCAGCGCACTCAACTCTGGGCAGGTAGGCAGCACCCGCGCCGCTCAGTTTATCGCTGCCCGCTACAAAGATCAGCCCATGAATGAAGCGGAATTTCTCAAAGAGGCTGAAGCACAAATTAGGGCTAAGCTTGAGCTCGGCCAGGCATTCTTGCAGAATCTTGGCTCAGAAAGCAATGTGGTTCAGATCCGCCGCCAGATTCAAGAGCGGATGACCAAAGCTGGTGCCCACATTCGCTCCTTAACAGCAGCAGAGCAGGCAGCGGCAGAAGCTTTAACTCAGCTGCAGAATTTAGTGGAGCAAACCAAAATTGGCTCGCCCACAGAACTGAGACTCTGTTTCCAGAACTATGATCTGTTAATCAGTCAGTATGTGTATCTGTGCGCCATAAAAGATTACATTGAGCGGGGAGGACGCAGCCGCGGTTCCTATCTGGTTTATGACTTCGAAGGGGAGCTGCCCCTGAAACAGCTGCCCGAGCAGTTCCGGTTTACCTTAACTGATGATCTGGAATTTGACCGCCAGATCCAGCGCGTGCTCTATCAAAACGGCAGCTGTACTTTCCGCTGGGATCCGGTCAAGCCGATTCCCGAGGATGACAATTGGTTTGAAAATGTGTGGAATCAATACCTAGATGATGAAATCATCAGGTAG
- a CDS encoding MFS transporter, which translates to MAKLFVLITVIYWFSLYVYMPILTPYVEGLGASLSMVGLVVGSYGFTQMLIRIPLGIYSDRIGKRKIFVIAGVACAALSCIGLGFASAPWLALIFRGAAGVAAAAWVVFTVLYSSYFPPEETGRAMSAIMFATSLGQLLGTTLGGFVADALGYKAPFVIGGVVGLIGLILSTKLTETGFRKEPIQLKTLLQVGKDPELWKVSLLAVLAQAINFVTIYGFNQSYAVSIGAGDRQLTYLMMFSALAIAVGSQRSGAAAAKIGERQLILLSFILMGFGSIAVPFTDKIWILYITQALNGIGRGLIFPVLMSQSIRAVAPEKRSTAMGFFQAIYGIGMTLGPVIAGWFSDLWGMSAGYLTAGAFGLLGCIAVIQWSLPGLSVKITSKGDE; encoded by the coding sequence ATGGCTAAATTATTCGTTTTAATAACAGTTATCTATTGGTTTTCACTTTATGTTTACATGCCGATCTTAACACCGTATGTAGAGGGCCTGGGGGCATCCTTGAGCATGGTCGGACTCGTTGTTGGCTCATACGGGTTTACCCAGATGCTGATCCGCATCCCGCTGGGCATCTACTCGGATCGGATCGGCAAGCGCAAGATCTTTGTAATTGCTGGAGTGGCCTGCGCAGCGCTGAGCTGTATCGGGCTTGGTTTCGCTTCTGCGCCGTGGTTAGCCTTAATTTTCCGGGGCGCAGCTGGTGTTGCTGCTGCCGCCTGGGTTGTTTTTACGGTCTTATATTCCAGTTATTTTCCGCCGGAGGAGACCGGGCGTGCCATGTCGGCGATCATGTTTGCTACCTCCTTGGGTCAGCTGTTAGGCACAACTTTAGGAGGTTTTGTGGCTGATGCCCTGGGGTATAAAGCTCCATTTGTGATTGGCGGAGTTGTAGGGCTGATCGGATTGATTCTCAGCACAAAATTAACTGAAACTGGGTTTAGGAAAGAACCGATTCAGCTGAAAACCCTGCTTCAGGTGGGAAAAGACCCGGAGTTGTGGAAAGTGAGCCTGCTTGCTGTACTGGCGCAGGCAATTAACTTCGTCACGATTTATGGATTTAACCAGTCTTATGCCGTGAGTATTGGTGCTGGAGATCGGCAGCTGACCTACCTGATGATGTTTTCTGCTTTAGCAATTGCAGTCGGCTCTCAGCGCAGCGGAGCTGCAGCAGCAAAGATTGGTGAGCGGCAGCTGATTCTGCTCTCATTTATTCTGATGGGTTTCGGCTCGATTGCAGTTCCCTTTACTGATAAAATATGGATTCTCTACATAACCCAAGCCTTAAACGGAATTGGGCGTGGTTTGATTTTCCCGGTATTGATGAGCCAGAGCATTCGCGCTGTTGCTCCTGAGAAGCGGAGCACCGCCATGGGCTTTTTCCAGGCAATTTATGGGATTGGGATGACCCTCGGTCCTGTCATTGCCGGCTGGTTCAGCGATCTGTGGGGCATGTCTGCAGGTTACCTGACAGCGGGAGCCTTTGGACTGCTGGGATGCATTGCGGTGATTCAGTGGTCCCTTCCTGGTCTGTCGGTTAAAATAACTAGCAAAGGAGATGAGTAA
- a CDS encoding HD domain-containing protein — MSMVFKVNLYSLLISITSAAELTELAVADHSQRVAYITLNIGQAIGMPEKDLQKLVMGALLHDIGISSSREKLKLADLNVDGKSIVAHCQRGAELLKRSRLLAEYAPIVYEHHSAWTEQPDIYSPIIHLSDRTEIVIDKNKYILWQHYDILRRIERYSGRIFDPELVDVLRHLTSKPSFWLDLATDRYKKVIAEFTSDQVTFLTFDELESIAFIYAEIIDDKSPFTFTHSRGVCEMALAIGAKAGFSDDELRLLKIAALLHDLGKLAIPDEILDYPDQLTHEQMLYMQQHTYHTYHLLDSLGPEARQIRNWAAFHHEKLDGSGYPFGLNHTQLDTGARIMAVADISQALQENRPYRKKLPQETINRILMSLVRDGKIDEDLTHLAIEIMTQKLTIE; from the coding sequence GTGAGCATGGTTTTTAAAGTAAATCTTTACTCGCTCCTGATCAGCATCACATCAGCAGCTGAATTAACCGAACTGGCAGTTGCAGATCACAGCCAGCGGGTAGCCTACATCACTCTCAATATTGGACAAGCTATCGGTATGCCGGAAAAAGATTTGCAGAAACTTGTCATGGGAGCGCTGCTTCATGATATCGGGATTTCCAGCAGCCGCGAAAAGCTGAAGCTGGCTGACTTGAATGTTGATGGCAAAAGTATTGTTGCCCACTGCCAGCGGGGAGCTGAACTACTAAAGCGCAGCAGATTACTCGCGGAATACGCTCCTATTGTCTATGAACACCACAGCGCTTGGACTGAGCAGCCAGATATCTACAGTCCCATTATTCACCTGAGCGACCGAACTGAAATTGTCATTGATAAGAACAAGTATATTCTCTGGCAGCATTACGATATTTTAAGGCGAATTGAAAGATACAGCGGCCGGATCTTTGATCCTGAGCTGGTGGACGTTTTGCGGCACCTAACCTCAAAACCCAGCTTCTGGCTCGATCTTGCCACCGATCGCTATAAAAAAGTAATCGCTGAATTTACCAGCGATCAGGTCACCTTTTTAACCTTCGATGAATTAGAAAGCATCGCTTTCATTTACGCAGAAATAATCGACGATAAAAGTCCATTTACGTTTACCCACTCCCGTGGAGTGTGCGAAATGGCGTTGGCTATCGGCGCTAAAGCAGGTTTCAGTGATGATGAACTCCGGCTCTTAAAGATCGCAGCCCTGCTCCATGATTTAGGAAAACTGGCTATTCCCGATGAAATCCTCGACTATCCGGATCAGCTTACCCATGAGCAAATGCTCTATATGCAGCAGCACACTTACCACACCTACCATCTCTTGGACAGCTTGGGACCGGAAGCCCGGCAGATCCGCAACTGGGCTGCTTTCCACCACGAAAAGCTTGATGGAAGCGGATATCCATTCGGGCTCAATCACACTCAGCTGGATACCGGAGCGCGGATCATGGCGGTTGCCGATATCTCCCAAGCACTACAGGAAAATCGGCCTTACCGCAAAAAACTGCCGCAGGAGACTATCAACCGGATCCTGATGTCGCTGGTCCGCGATGGCAAAATTGATGAAGACTTGACTCATTTAGCAATTGAAATAATGACGCAAAAACTCACCATTGAGTAA
- the rapZ gene encoding RNase adapter RapZ — protein MTISEKIKIVIVTGLSGAGKTQAMKALEDLDFFCIDNLPPSLLPQLIAIHQSTEETRPVAVAMDVRGKGHFAQLTSVITWLEESLVSYKVVFLECENDILVRRFSETRRRHPLADQGSIYDSIAHERKLLADVRQLAHLIIDTSAIKPAELKALLNSALLGSDGTDVLMQIDLLSFGFKYGVPNDADIIFDVRFLPNPFYIDELKQLTGEDPEVADYVLDWPQTQAFIDKFYDLIVELLPAYSKEGKARLTIGIGCTGGQHRSVAISRELGRRLTLDGFHNQVRHRDLPEK, from the coding sequence ATGACCATCAGTGAAAAAATCAAAATAGTTATTGTAACTGGCTTGTCAGGCGCAGGTAAGACCCAGGCAATGAAAGCGTTGGAAGACTTGGATTTTTTCTGCATTGACAACCTGCCTCCATCCCTTCTGCCTCAATTGATTGCGATTCATCAAAGTACAGAAGAAACCCGGCCGGTGGCTGTGGCGATGGACGTGCGGGGTAAAGGACATTTTGCTCAGCTGACCAGCGTGATTACGTGGCTGGAGGAAAGTCTAGTATCCTATAAAGTAGTATTTCTTGAGTGTGAAAACGATATCTTGGTCCGCCGCTTCAGTGAAACCAGAAGGCGGCATCCCCTGGCGGATCAGGGCAGCATCTATGACAGCATCGCTCATGAGCGAAAACTGTTGGCTGATGTTCGCCAGTTGGCTCACTTGATCATAGATACCTCGGCGATTAAGCCTGCTGAGCTGAAGGCGCTTCTCAACAGCGCGCTGTTAGGGAGCGATGGAACCGATGTTTTGATGCAGATTGATTTACTGTCATTTGGATTTAAATATGGTGTGCCTAATGACGCCGATATCATTTTTGACGTCAGATTCCTGCCTAATCCGTTCTACATCGATGAGTTGAAGCAGCTTACTGGAGAAGATCCGGAAGTTGCTGACTATGTTCTCGATTGGCCGCAAACCCAGGCTTTCATCGATAAATTCTATGATTTGATCGTTGAACTGCTCCCGGCGTACAGCAAGGAAGGAAAAGCCCGCTTAACGATTGGAATTGGCTGCACTGGAGGACAGCACCGTTCGGTGGCTATCAGCCGTGAGTTGGGGCGCAGACTTACCCTGGATGGCTTCCATAATCAAGTTAGACATCGCGATCTGCCGGAAAAATAA
- a CDS encoding homocitrate synthase — MDVTQKNKKKPKIYIIDVTNRDGVQTAFIGLSKLQKTMLNVYLAEMGIYQSEIGFPALQHEWNYINANLELAKKGVMRDMRLEGWVRACVEDVERAVKYTNIKILNLSISTSQIMTDGKFGGRISREDVLKMMTEAVACAKELGIESIGVNAEDASRTEALNKDGRYDEDYLIRFAQAAKEHGADRIRYCDTLGYDHTVSIYDSVKRIAEAVQIPIELHCHNDLGYAVANSVEGAMGALDAGVDAYINTTVNGMGERAGNADLVSVILALTKSRGMQGKDVLDDKIDLTKAWKICNYAAQAFGQPIPINQVGVGSNAFAHESGIHADGMLKNRQNYELYSPDELGIGSLEIKRLGRIITTGEYGGIKGLKHVYSQLGVELENERDILRLVQYAALHNQKPLTNDELVFIAKYPEEVEQILTVDPRRVD, encoded by the coding sequence ATGGATGTGACTCAAAAGAACAAGAAAAAACCCAAGATTTATATTATTGATGTTACTAACCGGGATGGTGTGCAGACTGCTTTTATCGGTTTGTCCAAACTGCAGAAAACAATGCTCAATGTGTACCTGGCAGAAATGGGTATTTACCAGAGTGAAATCGGTTTTCCTGCGCTTCAGCATGAGTGGAATTATATTAATGCCAATTTAGAGCTGGCGAAAAAAGGCGTCATGAGAGATATGCGCTTGGAAGGCTGGGTGCGGGCCTGTGTTGAAGATGTGGAGCGGGCAGTGAAATATACGAATATCAAGATCTTAAACCTATCTATTTCTACTTCCCAGATTATGACCGATGGTAAGTTCGGCGGCCGCATCAGCCGCGAAGATGTGCTGAAAATGATGACCGAAGCAGTTGCGTGCGCCAAAGAGTTAGGAATTGAGTCCATTGGCGTCAATGCCGAAGATGCTTCCCGAACAGAAGCCTTGAACAAGGATGGGCGCTATGATGAGGACTATTTAATCCGCTTTGCCCAGGCGGCTAAAGAGCATGGGGCAGACCGCATTCGCTACTGTGATACCCTCGGCTATGACCACACTGTTTCGATTTATGACAGTGTCAAGCGAATTGCCGAAGCTGTGCAGATTCCCATCGAACTTCACTGCCACAATGACTTGGGTTATGCCGTAGCCAACTCAGTTGAAGGAGCAATGGGTGCCCTCGATGCCGGAGTGGACGCGTATATCAACACCACTGTCAATGGAATGGGGGAGCGGGCAGGAAATGCGGATCTGGTATCCGTGATTTTGGCGCTGACGAAATCCCGCGGCATGCAGGGTAAGGATGTTCTCGATGACAAAATCGATTTGACCAAGGCGTGGAAAATCTGCAACTACGCTGCGCAGGCATTTGGACAGCCCATCCCCATCAACCAAGTTGGGGTAGGTTCCAATGCCTTCGCCCATGAGTCGGGAATCCACGCTGACGGCATGCTGAAAAATCGCCAGAACTATGAACTCTATTCCCCTGATGAGCTGGGCATCGGCTCGCTGGAGATTAAACGCCTCGGCCGGATCATTACCACCGGCGAGTACGGCGGCATCAAAGGCTTAAAGCATGTTTACAGCCAGCTCGGCGTAGAATTAGAAAATGAGCGTGACATCCTCCGCTTAGTCCAGTACGCGGCTCTTCATAACCAAAAGCCGCTTACCAATGATGAGCTGGTCTTTATTGCGAAGTATCCGGAAGAAGTGGAGCAGATTTTAACCGTGGATCCACGGCGTGTTGACTAG
- a CDS encoding isocitrate/isopropylmalate dehydrogenase family protein, translating to MYREQIEAAKAHFEQILTQQLARVEKMKQEQSFTDYQQLPKIIIGVVGGDGIGPYIAAQTQKVLEHVLADDISAGKVELRTIEGLTIENRIAQMASIPADVLEELRQCHVVLKGPTTTPDQSADMPNIESANVSMRREFDLFANIRPVRVPELGIDWMFFRENTEGEYVLGSQGFNVTPDLAVDFKVTTTQGSERIIRAAFEYARKNGKKRVTVVTKANVVKTTDGKFLSAAKKIAAEYPEISCDDWYIDIMTAKLIDPSRRSDFEVMVMPNLYGDILTDEAAQIQGGVGTAGSANIGTKYAMFEAIHGSAPRMVKEGRAQYADPSSLIKAAVMMLEHIGYGEKAEQLQMALDICSQFERKVYLTGRSDGATNEEYTDYILATLENPQLADIYQKYLS from the coding sequence ATGTACAGAGAGCAAATTGAAGCTGCCAAAGCCCATTTTGAGCAGATTCTCACCCAGCAGCTTGCCAGAGTTGAAAAGATGAAGCAGGAGCAGAGCTTCACCGATTACCAACAACTGCCAAAGATTATCATCGGCGTGGTCGGCGGCGATGGCATCGGTCCATACATCGCAGCCCAGACCCAGAAGGTTTTGGAGCATGTACTGGCTGACGATATCAGCGCCGGCAAAGTTGAGCTGCGAACCATTGAAGGCTTGACCATCGAAAACCGGATTGCCCAAATGGCCTCAATTCCCGCTGATGTTTTGGAAGAGCTGCGCCAGTGCCATGTGGTGTTGAAAGGCCCTACCACTACGCCTGATCAGAGCGCCGATATGCCTAATATTGAAAGCGCTAACGTAAGCATGCGGCGCGAGTTTGACCTATTTGCCAACATCCGTCCGGTGCGGGTGCCGGAGCTGGGCATTGACTGGATGTTTTTCCGGGAAAATACCGAAGGGGAATATGTCCTCGGCAGCCAAGGGTTTAATGTAACACCTGATCTAGCCGTAGATTTCAAAGTAACAACTACTCAAGGCTCTGAGCGGATTATCCGCGCTGCTTTTGAATATGCCCGCAAAAACGGCAAAAAGCGTGTGACCGTCGTAACTAAAGCTAATGTTGTCAAAACAACCGATGGAAAGTTCCTCAGCGCAGCCAAAAAGATTGCCGCAGAGTATCCGGAGATCAGCTGCGATGACTGGTACATTGATATTATGACAGCTAAACTAATTGATCCGAGCCGCCGCTCAGACTTCGAAGTGATGGTAATGCCGAACCTATACGGCGATATTCTCACTGACGAAGCAGCCCAGATTCAAGGCGGAGTGGGAACTGCCGGCAGTGCCAACATTGGTACAAAGTACGCCATGTTTGAAGCTATTCACGGGTCGGCACCGCGGATGGTTAAGGAAGGCAGAGCTCAGTATGCTGATCCCAGCAGTTTGATTAAAGCAGCTGTAATGATGCTGGAGCACATCGGTTATGGGGAGAAAGCGGAGCAGCTGCAGATGGCTCTCGATATCTGCAGCCAGTTTGAACGCAAAGTTTATCTCACCGGCCGCAGCGATGGGGCAACTAATGAGGAGTATACAGATTACATCCTCGCCACTCTGGAAAACCCGCAGCTGGCTGACATCTATCAAAAATATCTTTCATAA
- a CDS encoding class II aldolase/adducin family protein, giving the protein MHELQQQYKEQIQELVDSCVRVAELGYVTSHGGNLSYRVAENVVLITPTKVAKRKVTFDDVCIIDMEGNVLYAKEGRKPTGETPFHLRIFSQRPDVTGIVHAHPPVMTGFAIANTDLLAKPTLPEPIIEVGPMLTVPYEEPLTDALAEAFDDKLPYANAFLMKNHGAIVVSSEGVERALEFFEMMEAAAVSLLVAELLGGAEELPKEDVQNLERTMKTRNLPMPGAPGKVSGLIELYYKNR; this is encoded by the coding sequence ATGCATGAGTTACAACAGCAGTACAAAGAACAAATTCAAGAGTTAGTGGATTCCTGTGTCCGCGTAGCGGAATTAGGATACGTCACTTCTCACGGCGGCAATCTGTCTTATCGGGTAGCCGAAAATGTAGTATTAATTACACCGACTAAGGTCGCAAAGCGTAAGGTTACATTTGATGATGTCTGCATCATTGATATGGAAGGCAACGTGCTGTACGCCAAAGAGGGACGCAAACCTACCGGTGAAACTCCATTCCACCTGCGCATTTTTTCCCAGCGTCCTGATGTAACCGGAATTGTCCACGCCCATCCACCGGTGATGACAGGTTTTGCAATTGCCAACACCGATCTGCTGGCAAAACCGACCCTGCCGGAGCCGATTATTGAAGTGGGTCCGATGCTCACGGTTCCTTATGAAGAGCCATTAACTGATGCCTTGGCTGAAGCGTTCGATGATAAACTGCCTTATGCCAATGCTTTCTTGATGAAAAACCACGGTGCTATCGTGGTCAGCTCCGAGGGAGTAGAAAGAGCCTTGGAGTTCTTTGAAATGATGGAAGCAGCTGCAGTGTCGCTGCTGGTTGCTGAACTGTTAGGTGGAGCAGAGGAACTTCCGAAAGAAGATGTGCAGAACTTGGAGCGGACCATGAAAACCCGCAATCTGCCGATGCCTGGTGCACCTGGAAAAGTTTCTGGTTTAATCGAGCTGTATTATAAAAATAGATAA
- a CDS encoding cold-shock protein, producing MVQGTVKWFNAEKGYGFIEQDNGDDVFVHFTAIQGDGFRTLEEGQKVEFEIVQGNRGPQAANVVRL from the coding sequence ATGGTACAAGGAACAGTTAAATGGTTTAACGCAGAAAAAGGTTACGGTTTTATCGAGCAAGACAACGGAGACGACGTATTCGTACACTTCACTGCTATTCAAGGTGACGGATTCCGCACTTTAGAAGAAGGTCAAAAAGTAGAATTCGAAATCGTTCAGGGCAACCGCGGACCTCAAGCCGCTAATGTTGTTCGCCTCTAG